Proteins co-encoded in one Brassica rapa cultivar Chiifu-401-42 chromosome A02, CAAS_Brap_v3.01, whole genome shotgun sequence genomic window:
- the LOC103851691 gene encoding protein SUPPRESSOR OF MAX2 1, whose protein sequence is MRAGSSTIQQTLTPEADTVLTQSISEAARRNHGQTTPLHVAATLLASPSGFLRRACIRSHPNSSHPLQCRALELCFSVALERLPTVTATPGNDPPISNALMAALKRAQAHQRRGYPEQQHQPLLAVKVELEQLVISILDDPSVSRVMREASFSSPAVKATIEKSLSNNNTTPSPSVLMTRNTYQQNSSAQPGVSKNDDVERVMDILSRGKKKNPVLVGDSEPGRVVREVLKRIESGEAAAKKVVHLEEIGTDKAVRIRELDGLLETRITNSDPGGGGGVILNLGDLKWLVEQPSSTVGGTAVAELRRLLEKHVGRLWFVGTATCETYLRCQVYHPSMENDWDLQAVSVAAKTPATGVFPRLGNSLGSSAQSFTPLKSFVPPNRTLKCCPECSQSYERELSEIDSLSQEVKTEVTQPKQLPQWLLSAKPKAKIEEVQKKWNEACLRLHPSFHNKTERIVPIPIPLTTSSYGSNMLLRQPCQPKFQPNRELRERVPLKPMSSLLPEQAKKKISPPGSPVQTDLVLGRTEASEKEGEVQVRDFLGCITSESVPNNDKISVSNLENSLDIDLFKKLLKGMTEKVWWQHDSASAVAATVSQCKLGNGKRRGVLSKGDVWLLFSGPDRVGKRKMVSALSSLVYGTSPITIQLGSRHDGGDVSHHHNNLRGKTVLDRIAEAVKRSPFSVILLEDIDEADMLLRGSIRRAMDRGRIADSHGREISLGNVIFVLTASWHLSTKTCFLDSEAKLRDLASESWSLRLSMRGKRRASWLFGSEDERVTSKPKREHGSGLSFDLNQAADTITTDNTSDLTTDNDQEEQGFSGKLSLQCVPFAFHELVSRVDDAVAFRAVDFGAVRRRISDTLSERFAAVVGESLSMEVEDEALQRILSGVWLGRMELEEWIEKVIVPVLSQLKARVSSSGSYGDRTVARLELDDGSGERCGGDILPMSVTLAV, encoded by the exons ATGAGAGCTGGTTCAAGTACGATCCAACAGACTCTGACGCCGGAAGCCGACACCGTCTTAACCCAATCAATCTCAGAGGCGGCGCGTCGCAACCACGGCCAAACCACACCCCTCCACGTCGCAGCCACTCTCCTCGCTTCTCCCTCTGGCTTTCTCCGGCGAGCTTGCATCCGATCCCACCCCAACTCTTCTCACCCTCTCCAGTGCCGAGCCCTCGAGCTCTGCTTCAGCGTGGCCCTCGAGCGTCTCCCCACCGTCACAGCGACTCCGGGAAACGACCCGCCGATCTCCAACGCGCTTATGGCGGCGCTGAAGCGAGCGCAAGCTCACCAGCGCCGCGGGTATCCGGAGCAGCAGCATCAGCCGCTGCTGGCGGTTAAGGTGGAGCTGGAGCAGCTCGTTATATCGATACTGGATGATCCGAGCGTGAGCCGGGTTATGCGGGAGGCTAGCTTCTCTAGTCCCGCGGTTAAAGCGACGATAGAGAAGTCGTTGAGTAACAACAATACGACGCCGAGTCCAAGCGTTTTGATGACTCGGAACACGTATCAGCAGAACTCCTCGGCGCAACCAGGGGTGAGTAAAAACGACGACGTTGAGCGTGTGATGGATATATTGAGCcgggggaagaagaagaacccgGTTTTAGTCGGTGATTCGGAGCCGGGTCGGGTCGTTCGCGAGGTCCTTAAGAGAATTGAGAGCGGTGAAGCAGCAGCGAAGAAGGTTGTTCATTTGGAGGAGATTGGTACGGACAAGGCGGTGAGGATCAGGGAGCTAGACGGGTTGCTGGAGACCCGGATAACGAACTCGGATCCTGGAGGAGGCGGAGGTGTGATTCTCAATCTTGGAGACTTGAAGTGGCTCGTGGAGCAACCGAGCTCGACGGTAGGGGGGACGGCGGTGGCGGAGCTGCGGAGGCTTCTGGAGAAACACGTAGGAAGACTATGGTTTGTCGGAACCGCGACGTGCGAGACTTATCTAAGATGTCAAGTTTATCATCCATCGATGGAGAACGATTGGGATCTTCAAGCTGTGTCAGTGGCTGCTAAAACTCCGGCGACCGGAGTTTTTCCCAG GCTTGGGAACAGTTTGGGATCATCGGCTCAATCATTCACGCCGTTGAAGAGCTTCGTGCCTCCGAACAGGACATTGAAGTGTTGTCCGGAGTGTTCACAGAGTTACGAACGAGAGCTTTCCGAAATTGATTCATTGTCTCAAGAGGTTAAAACGGAAGTAACTCAGCCCAAACAGTTGCCACAATGGCTATTGAGTGCTAAACCG aaGGCAAAGATTGAAGAAGTGCAGAAGAAATGGAACGAAGCGTGTTTGCGTCTTCATCCTAGCTTTCACAATAAGACCGAGAGGATCGTTCCGATTCCTATACCGTTGACAACAAGCTCCTACGGTTCCAACATGCTTCTACGTCAGCCGTGTCAGCCTAAGTTCCAACCCAACAGAGAGTTGCGTGAGAGGGTACCCTTGAAACCTATGAGCTCTTTGCTGCCAGAACAAGCCAAGAAGAAGATCAGTCCTCCAGGGAGCCCGGTTCAGACCGATCTTGTTCTTGGACGGACAGAGGCTTCGGAGAAGGAAGGGGAAGTGCAAGTAAGAGACTTCCTCGGCTGCATAACCTCCGAATCAGTCCCCAACAACGACAAGATCAGTGTGTCtaatctcgaaaactctctagaCATTGATTTGTTCAAGAAGCTTCTGAAAGGAATGACAGAGAAAGTCTGGTGGCAGCACGACTCCGCCTCCGCGGTGGCTGCAACCGTCAGTCAATGCAAGCTAGGGAACGGGAAACGGCGCGGTGTTCTATCGAAAGGAGACGTGTGGTTACTCTTCTCAGGACCAGACCGAGTCGGTAAAAGAAAAATGGTGTCTGCTCTCTCTTCTCTCGTATACGGGACCAGTCCTATAACAATCCAGCTCGGTTCGAGGCATGACGGTGGAGATGTGAGTCATCATCACAACAACCTCCGTGGTAAAACCGTGCTGGATAGGATCGCGGAAGCGGTTAAAAGGAGTCCGTTCTCTGTTATCTTGCTTGAAGATATCGACGAAGCTGATATGTTGCTGCGCGGAAGCATCAGAAGGGCGATGGATAGAGGGAGGATAGCTGATTCTCACGGCCGTGAGATCAGTTTAGGTAACGTTATCTTTGTTCTGACAGCCAGCTGGCATCTTTCGACGAAAACGTGTTTCCTTGATAGTGAAGCGAAGCTTCGAGACTTGGCGAGTGAAAGCTGGAGTTTGAGGTTGTCTATGCGGGGGAAACGTAGAGCTAGCTGGCTGTTTGGTAGCGAGGACGAGAGGGTGACGAGTAAACCGAAGAGAGAACACGGTTCCGGTTTATCATTTGATCTAAACCAAGCTGCTGATACAATTACAACGGATAATACTAGCGATCTAACAACGGATAACGATCAAGAAGAGCAAGGTTTTAGCGGGAAGCTGTCTCTACAATGCGTGCCGTTTGCGTTTCACGAGCTGGTGAGCCGCGTAGACGATGCGGTGGCGTTCAGGGCGGTTGATTTCGGAGCGGTGAGACGGAGGATATCGGATACGTTGTCGGAGAGGTTCGCGGCGGTGGTAGGCGAGTCTTTGTCGATGGAAGTGGAGGACGAGGCGCTTCAGAGAATCTTGAGCGGTGTGTGGTTAGGGAGGATGGAGTTAGAGGAGTGGATTGAGAAGGTGATTGTTCCGGTTTTGAGTCAGCTTAAGGCTCGAGTGTCGTCTTCTGGTAGTTATGGTGATCGTACGGTTGCTCGGCTCGAGCTTGATGATGgttccggtgaacggtgcggcGGTGATATACTGCCGATGAGTGTTACGTTGGCAGTTTGA